ATCGCCTTCTCTCCTTTCCGTTCAAATTTTCCGGCCTCAAATTCCGGAGGGTTTCTTTCATCGGCCTCATTCCTCCAGAGGCACCCAACTTATCAGAATTGCACGACAAATTTCCTGGTAGTCCTCTTTTTTCTCCTGAGGGCATCGAAATTCGGCGCTGTAAAGGACGTTGTTCTCCAGACGGCGCACCACCACACAGGCAAAGCCATCCACTTTGTAGCGCAGCAGGTATCCCTGGTCCAGTTCGTTCGATTCGATTTTTTCGGCCCCCGGCGGAATGTCGGTTTCTTTGAAATTCGGCACTTCCGTCACACCGGATACGGCAGAAAAACGTATCTTCATTTCCGGATCCTTGCGGGAGACAAAGGTACGCCCGCTTTCATTTTCGGCCTCTTCAGGCGAATCAAAAAGGTCCTCCGGGACGTCGACTCTGTAACCAAACCGCCGATTGACGTATTCCTTAGCGTCCGCCGCGTCTCTCATTCCGGCCTCAAAACACAGCAGCACCAGCAACGCTCCACAAAGGCCACGGCCATAGCTGCGCATCCACCGTTTCATCGAAAGCCTCCTGTTTTTTCAGAGACGAAACATCGCCCGGAAAAGTAACTAATTCGTTTATTATAACCTCTTTCTTAAAAAAGAGGCCACCCCTCGGCGGCCTCCTGCAACATTACACGATTAATTAAACCTGAGAAAATTATACTTCTCAAAAAGGTGAGTCGAAGGGACGATCACACGGACTTTTTGCGGGCGAAGAACAGCGGGGCCGCCAGCAAAAGGGCTCCCAGCCCGAAGGCGCTGCAGGTACCGCCCCTGTCGTCCTCGTGCTCGGCGTTGGCGTCGTCCAAGGGGTTGACCCGCAGAGTGACGGACTGAGTGGAGATGGTGCCCTCTTCCTCTTCGTTCTGGTAACTCACCACGTCCTCAATCGTCGTTCCGTCCGCCGTGGTCCCGGCCAGCGCGATCGTGTAGGAGAAAAACGTGTAGGCCGGGTTGTAAAGATCGCCTTCCGTCCCTCCGGTGTTGATCGCGGAAAGGGTCAACGTGGCGATTGTCGTCGGGTATCTGGTCTGAGTGGGCGTCAGGCCCAGCAGATTGGAGTGGGACGCGCTTGCCCTGGCGATTGACGGGTCGTCCACAACCACGGTGGGAGTCATCGTATAGCCCGTAGCACTGACAGGGAAGATAAAGTAGTCCAGGTCGTCGATCTGGTGATCTCCGTTGAAGTCATCCGTATCCACGTAGAGAGTCGTCGTCGAACCTCCCGTGATCGAAATCTGCGAGGTGATCTTATTGTGGTTCCCGTCCCGGATGCTCATGCTTTTGGGAATATACAGGTAATACAGATCGACAGTGGCAGTCGTCACAAAGCGAATGGGGAAAACGCTGGAATAAGCGAACGTGGTCGGGCTTGTCACATCACCCTGACCATACTCCAGCTGAAAAGTCATCGTAGTGTTGATCACATCAGTCGCCGTGACCGCAATCGTCCCTATTCTTTCCGAAAGGGTGGAAGTGAGGCCCATACTGGAGCCCTGAGCAATAAAACTGGAAGACAGTCCTGCCACAGAGCCGGTATCTGCAAGACTTACGTAGATACGTGCATCATCGCTTACAGTCCATTGATGAAGGTCACTGATATCAAGAATGCCATCGTCATTGCTGTCTCCCGCGTACACATTCAGCAGCAGCGTCTGATGCGGGGCGATGTAAACGGTGCCTCCCGGCTGAATTTCCGCGCCCGTATCCTGCCGAAATATCCTCATCTGACGCAGTGTATAACAGACCGACGCATGAGCTTCCTGAACACCAGCCAATACAAATACCGCTGCCAGCAACAACAAAACCGCTGTCGATTTCCTCACAGTAAATCCCTCCAGCTTCAAGTTTCGCTTTAAATTTTTCAACAATAAATAATAAATTTCCCGGATCTTTTTTCTTATAAAGAACATCCTCAAAAAATACTTTCGCCATTATATCATTCAAAATATATGTAAAAAAGGCTTATTTGAGAAAAACAGAATTTTTTTATTACTGATGAAGCACATGAAACAGGCGGGTCGAAAGCTCGACCCTTATTCTTCTTCTCCCAAATAGGCCTTTCGAATCAGGGGATCTTCGATAAGCTCCCCGCAGGGACCGTTTTTCACCATTTCCCCCGTCTGGAGCACGTAGCCCCGATCACCGATTTCAAGGGCCCTCAGAGCGTTTTGCTCCACCAGCAATATCGTGACGCCTTCGTCGCGAATACGCAGAATGGTCTCAAAAAGAGCGTCCGTCACGATGGGGGCCAGTCCCAGCGTCGGCTCGTCCAGAAGCAGCACGGAGGGGCGGCTCATCAGCGCCCGAGAAACGGCCAGCATCTGCTGTTCTCCGCCGGAAAGGGTTCCGGCCCTTTGAGACAGGCGCTCTCTCAGCACGGGATAAAGCTCGAAACACCGCTCCATGTCCCTTGCGATTTGGTCGGGGTCTTTGCGCCGCACCGCCCCCATGACGAGGTTTTCCCGGACGGTCAAAGGGGCGAAGAGCCGCCGCCGCTCGGGAACCAGAGAAACCCCCAGCCCCACGATTTCGTGAGGTCGGGAAGGCAGAGGCCGGCCATCCAGCAGGATCTCGCCCTTCGTCGCCGGCTGCACTCCGGCGATTGTCCACATGAGAGTGGATTTTCCCGCTCCGTTGGCCCCAACCACGCACACGATCTCCCCTCTGTCCAGCCGGAGATCCACACCGTGGAGCGCGTGAATGCCGCCGTAGTGAACATGCAGGTTTCGCACCTCCAGACAGGCGTCGTTCACGATAATTTCTCCTTTTCCGTTCGTGTTTCCTCTCGTATTTCCGCCCGCCGGGATCGGGGCCGGGCCTCGCGAGTCCGCCCCAGATAGGCGGCCACGACCCGCTCGTCGGACCGGACGGTTCGAGGGGTTCCCTCGGCCAGAAGCATCCCCCGATCCAGAACGACGATGTGAGAGCAGAGCTCCATCACCATGTCGATAT
The Synergistaceae bacterium genome window above contains:
- a CDS encoding ABC transporter ATP-binding protein; its protein translation is MNDACLEVRNLHVHYGGIHALHGVDLRLDRGEIVCVVGANGAGKSTLMWTIAGVQPATKGEILLDGRPLPSRPHEIVGLGVSLVPERRRLFAPLTVRENLVMGAVRRKDPDQIARDMERCFELYPVLRERLSQRAGTLSGGEQQMLAVSRALMSRPSVLLLDEPTLGLAPIVTDALFETILRIRDEGVTILLVEQNALRALEIGDRGYVLQTGEMVKNGPCGELIEDPLIRKAYLGEEE